CCCGGAGGCTTCACCATTATTGGCTGCCATCATGCAGGCCTTTGAGCAGCAGGTCCAGCAAGACTCACCATGAATCTGACCACAGCTGAGGAGATGGGAGGATGAGAACAACATCCTGAAGTGTGTTTCGCTGCCAGCCGGTCCTGGCATCGGGGAATTCACAGAAAGAAAAAGGCCTGCCGGGTGTCCGGCAGGCCTTTTGTTATCGGGTTTCAGGATTTACCGGTAGGTACCGAGGTATGGGTTCTGCTTGAGTGCCCTATCGGTCGGGGAGGTAACACCATCTCCAATGACTGTGCTCAGTATCCGTGTAACCGCTCGGGCTGACTTTACCAGATAGTTCATTTGATTTCCTCCTCCCTTATCCTTTTGTTAGTCACAGTATACAGCCCCGATGTTAAGCCTCGGTTAACAGTTCTCTTCAAGGGTTGCAGAGAAGTTACGACGTGGTGCCATCAACGTTCCAGTCCGTGTCGGAGCGGCAGGTCCGTGCATACGCTCAGAACGTATGATGAGGTCTAAGAAAGCGCCTTCCCGGGAATCCCGAATGTACGACCGGACGATACAAACATTGACAAAAGCCGTCCATTGTGGTAGAGTATAGAAGGTTGGACTGGCCGGTCCTGAGTAATACTGTGGAGGTGCATTATGAGACTTCATGCAGTATTGGGAGTTTGGCAGGTTGATTCTTAAGGCCCTGCGAGAGCAGGGCGGGCTGAAAACGAACCCGGCTCGGTGAAATAAATTGGAAGCCGTTCTCGTAAAAGAGAGGCTTGGTGCGGCCGAGAGCCGCGAGTGAGTCCGGTTCGACTTGGAGTGACATGTGGTGGAGGGTGCTTCGGTAGCGCCCTCCACTTTTTATTCTGTAGCTATTGGTGCTGTACCACACCATATGTCATAATAAACTAAAGGAACTTGAGGTTAGTCGAGCTTGAGGTTAGTCGAGAGTGAGAGTTAGATACAGCGGTTTCCGTGGACCAGGCATAAATATGACCCCGATATGGATCATTATGGGAGTAAATCTGCTGTTCTATATCGCCACTATGATACAACGCAGCCTCATAATATCCACTTTCGGTCTTACGCCAATGGAGCTTGGCAACGAGCCATGGACAATTGTGACCAATATGTTTGTCCACGCCGGCCTGTGGCACTTCCTGGGAAACATGCTCATGTTGTATTTCTTCGGTTCCTATCTTCTTGGACTGGTCGGAGAGGCCAGGTTCCTCCTGGTATATTTCGCAGGAGGATTACTGGCCAATGTCGCCTTTCTGGTTTTGGGGTCCGATTTCGCAACAGTGGTCGGTGCCTCCGGTGCACT
Above is a genomic segment from Dehalococcoidales bacterium containing:
- a CDS encoding rhomboid family intramembrane serine protease is translated as MTPIWIIMGVNLLFYIATMIQRSLIISTFGLTPMELGNEPWTIVTNMFVHAGLWHFLGNMLMLYFFGSYLLGLVGEARFLLVYFAGGLLANVAFLVLGSDFATVVGASGALYAVMGVMAVMRPRLKVYLWFMIPIDLWIVVVVGMLIIFPGVAWQAHLGGLVLGLAAGYFFRKRERGAFRR